In the Pantoea sp. Aalb genome, one interval contains:
- the surA gene encoding peptidylprolyl isomerase SurA, whose translation MKIWRILIFSLVIINNIVLANPQVIDKVAVIVNNDIVLKSEIDGIMNIIKLQAQYSDEQLPDDKTLRNQIIEQQIMNHILLENAIRNNMQVEDQELNTAIDNIALQHNIKTEELRSRLEGDGINYNDYRNQIRKEILITETRNNEVRQRFTISADEVKKMAEKINLENIQNIELNISQILIPLSEHPTKKEIQQQKLLANKIIEKIKYGSNFNRLALRYSSDAQAIKGGKIGWRKIEEMPILFFKVLSTAKIGDIIGPIHSDAGFHILKINDVLNHNDDNAFITEKFHIRHILLENSPLLNDEQAFNKLKQITIDIKNGKTTFIKSAQKFSEDKNSSDSGGDIGWFTPEMYEPELRNIILKLEKGQISEPVQSSIGWHLIQMIDRYKFNNKSTIQKNKAYFILFNRKFMQEIELWMKEQRAGAYINIIE comes from the coding sequence ATGAAAATTTGGAGAATACTAATTTTTAGTTTAGTGATTATCAATAATATTGTATTAGCAAATCCACAAGTGATAGATAAAGTTGCTGTAATTGTAAATAACGACATAGTGCTAAAAAGTGAAATTGATGGCATAATGAATATTATAAAATTGCAAGCTCAATATTCGGATGAACAGCTTCCTGATGATAAAACATTACGTAATCAAATTATTGAACAACAAATAATGAATCATATTCTTTTAGAAAATGCGATTAGAAATAATATGCAAGTTGAAGATCAAGAGCTAAATACAGCAATAGATAACATTGCTTTACAGCACAATATTAAAACAGAGGAATTACGTAGTCGTTTAGAAGGTGATGGAATTAATTATAATGATTATCGTAATCAAATACGTAAAGAAATATTAATTACAGAAACACGGAATAATGAAGTACGTCAACGTTTTACAATATCTGCTGATGAAGTAAAAAAAATGGCGGAAAAAATTAATTTAGAAAATATTCAAAATATAGAATTAAATATTAGTCAGATATTAATACCTTTATCAGAACACCCTACGAAAAAAGAAATACAACAACAAAAATTACTTGCAAATAAGATAATTGAAAAAATAAAATATGGTTCTAATTTTAATAGATTAGCTCTACGTTATTCAAGTGATGCACAAGCAATAAAAGGTGGGAAAATAGGATGGCGTAAAATTGAAGAAATGCCAATCTTATTTTTCAAAGTTCTTAGTACAGCAAAAATAGGAGATATCATTGGTCCTATACATTCTGATGCAGGATTTCATATTTTAAAAATAAACGATGTACTTAATCATAATGATGATAATGCATTTATTACGGAAAAATTCCATATACGCCATATTTTATTAGAAAATTCTCCTTTACTTAATGATGAACAAGCATTTAATAAATTAAAACAAATTACTATTGATATTAAAAACGGTAAAACTACTTTTATAAAGTCAGCTCAAAAATTTTCTGAAGATAAAAATTCATCTGATAGTGGAGGTGATATTGGTTGGTTTACACCTGAAATGTACGAACCTGAATTACGCAATATTATTCTTAAATTAGAAAAAGGACAAATTAGTGAACCAGTGCAGTCGTCTATAGGATGGCATTTAATTCAAATGATAGATAGATATAAATTTAATAATAAAAGTACAATACAAAAAAATAAAGCATATTTTATTCTATTTAATCGTAAATTTATGCAAGAAATTGAACTTTGGATGAAAGAACAACGAGCTGGTGCTTATATAAATATTATTGAATAA
- the apaH gene encoding bis(5'-nucleosyl)-tetraphosphatase (symmetrical) ApaH, with the protein MNTYLIGDIHGCYDELCDLLSQVNFQPKQDELWLTGDLVGRGPNSLEVLRYIKSLGNCVRLVLGNHDLRLISIHSGICREKTQDFLTTLLNDKNINELIYWLRCQPLIQVDNKKKILMTHAGITPQWDLETAKSCAHEVETILASNSYWLLLHNIMYNYTPNKWMPKMQGLSRLCFTTKVLTKMRFCLSNGELDMSCKSNPKFAPKYLKPWFMMPSKIDSNYTLVFGHWASIEGKGIPNNMIGLDTGCCWGYNLTLLHWEKKRYYIQKSKIISF; encoded by the coding sequence GTGAATACATATTTAATTGGAGATATTCATGGATGTTACGATGAACTTTGTGATTTATTATCACAAGTTAATTTTCAACCTAAACAAGATGAACTATGGCTAACAGGGGATCTCGTAGGTAGAGGTCCTAATTCTCTTGAAGTACTACGCTATATAAAATCTCTTGGTAACTGTGTTCGATTGGTATTAGGTAATCATGACTTACGATTAATATCAATACATTCTGGTATTTGTCGCGAAAAGACACAAGATTTTTTAACAACACTACTAAATGATAAAAATATTAATGAGTTGATATACTGGTTACGTTGTCAGCCATTAATTCAAGTAGATAATAAAAAAAAAATATTGATGACACATGCAGGTATTACTCCTCAATGGGATCTAGAAACTGCAAAATCATGTGCACATGAAGTAGAAACAATTCTTGCTAGCAATAGTTATTGGTTATTACTACATAATATTATGTATAACTATACACCAAATAAATGGATGCCTAAGATGCAAGGATTATCTCGTTTATGCTTTACTACTAAAGTTCTAACTAAAATGCGTTTTTGCTTGTCAAATGGTGAATTAGATATGAGTTGTAAAAGTAATCCAAAGTTTGCCCCAAAATATTTAAAACCATGGTTTATGATGCCAAGTAAAATAGATAGCAATTATACATTAGTATTCGGTCACTGGGCTTCAATAGAAGGAAAAGGCATACCAAATAATATGATTGGCCTAGATACTGGCTGCTGTTGGGGTTATAATCTAACTTTACTACATTGGGAAAAAAAAAGGTATTATATACAAAAATCAAAAATTATTTCTTTTTAA
- the pdxA gene encoding 4-hydroxythreonine-4-phosphate dehydrogenase PdxA: MIKKHRIIITPGEPAGIGPDIVIQLAQFKWPVELVVCADGEMLRKRAIQLGLPLILYDYKSHNLPQLDQRSSLALLQVDTIYPVTAGSLLSANSHYVINTLIRACDGCLNGEFDAIVTGPVHKGIINDAGIAFTGHTEFFANRTASSRVVMMLVVENLRVALVTTHLPLKNVCNAITYDTLDQVINILYNSMQKKFGILNPHILVCGLNPHAGENGHIGNEEVEIIIPTLNKLRYNGISLTGPLPADTIFQSKYLQKADVILAMYHDQGLPVLKYLGFGKAVNITLGLPFIRTSVDHGTALELAGLGQAQIGSLRSALKLAISIINL; encoded by the coding sequence ATGATAAAGAAACATCGTATCATAATAACTCCTGGAGAACCTGCTGGTATTGGTCCTGATATTGTAATCCAACTAGCACAGTTTAAATGGCCAGTTGAGCTTGTAGTATGCGCTGATGGAGAGATGCTTCGTAAGCGTGCTATTCAATTAGGATTACCATTAATATTATACGATTATAAATCACATAACTTACCACAGTTAGATCAAAGAAGTTCATTGGCACTATTACAAGTTGATACTATATATCCAGTAACTGCTGGTAGTCTATTGAGTGCTAACAGTCATTATGTAATCAATACTCTAATACGTGCTTGTGATGGTTGCTTAAATGGTGAATTTGATGCTATTGTCACAGGTCCAGTGCATAAAGGAATTATTAATGACGCAGGCATAGCATTTACTGGCCATACTGAATTTTTTGCTAACCGTACTGCTAGTAGTCGTGTGGTAATGATGTTAGTAGTAGAAAATTTACGCGTAGCGTTAGTAACAACACATTTACCATTAAAAAATGTCTGTAATGCAATAACTTATGATACTTTAGATCAAGTTATTAATATTTTATATAATAGTATGCAAAAAAAATTTGGCATTTTAAATCCACATATTTTAGTTTGTGGCCTCAATCCGCATGCAGGTGAAAATGGACATATAGGCAATGAAGAAGTGGAAATTATTATTCCAACGCTTAATAAATTACGTTACAATGGAATTAGTTTAACAGGTCCTCTACCAGCAGATACTATATTTCAATCGAAGTATTTACAAAAAGCTGATGTCATATTAGCGATGTATCATGATCAAGGTCTACCAGTATTAAAATATTTAGGTTTTGGTAAAGCAGTAAATATTACTCTTGGATTACCCTTTATTCGTACTTCTGTAGATCATGGTACTGCTTTAGAATTAGCTGGTTTAGGTCAGGCGCAAATAGGTAGTCTTAGGTCTGCTCTTAAACTTGCTATTTCTATTATTAATTTATGA
- the leuB gene encoding 3-isopropylmalate dehydrogenase yields MKNFHIAVMSGDGIGPEVMGQAIKILNVICTCFDLHITTSEYDIGGIAIDRYGDPLPSCSLFGAKQSDAILLGSVGGNKWHYLPLNKQPECGALLPLRKYFKLFSNIRPAVLFKGMEMFSPLRNDIASRGFNILCVRELTGGIYFGTPKGRKGNGPYEHAFDTEIYYYFEIERIAHIAFKAARKRRNKVTSIDKANVLQSSIMWREIVNDIAIKFYPDVQLEHMYIDNATMQLIKEPSQFDVLLCSNLFGDIISDECAMITGSIGMLPSASLNENGFGLYEPAGGSAPDIAGQNIANPIAQILSLSLLLRYSLNANEAADSIERAISQTLEAGYRTCDLLTNNPSAITVNTDEMGSIIASFIVKENKNEKLIPEVI; encoded by the coding sequence ATGAAAAATTTTCATATAGCAGTCATGTCTGGTGATGGCATTGGTCCAGAAGTAATGGGACAAGCTATAAAAATTTTAAATGTAATTTGTACTTGTTTTGACCTACATATAACTACTAGTGAATATGATATAGGTGGTATAGCTATCGATCGTTACGGAGATCCATTACCTTCATGTTCTCTTTTTGGTGCTAAACAATCAGATGCTATTCTTTTAGGTTCAGTAGGGGGAAATAAATGGCATTATCTTCCATTAAATAAACAACCAGAATGTGGTGCTTTATTACCATTACGTAAATATTTTAAATTATTTAGTAATATACGTCCTGCAGTGCTTTTTAAAGGAATGGAAATGTTTAGTCCTTTGCGTAACGATATTGCTTCTCGTGGATTTAATATTCTTTGTGTACGTGAATTAACTGGAGGTATTTATTTTGGAACTCCAAAAGGTCGTAAAGGCAATGGACCATACGAACATGCATTTGATACTGAAATTTATTATTATTTTGAAATCGAACGTATCGCACATATTGCCTTTAAAGCTGCTCGTAAGCGTCGTAACAAAGTGACTTCTATCGATAAAGCTAATGTTTTACAAAGCTCTATAATGTGGCGTGAAATTGTTAATGATATTGCTATTAAATTTTATCCAGATGTTCAATTAGAGCATATGTATATTGATAATGCTACAATGCAACTTATTAAGGAACCATCACAATTTGATGTACTATTATGTTCTAACTTATTTGGCGATATTATTTCTGATGAATGTGCCATGATTACTGGTTCAATAGGTATGTTGCCATCTGCTAGTTTAAATGAAAATGGTTTTGGATTATACGAGCCAGCAGGAGGTTCTGCACCAGATATTGCAGGTCAAAATATAGCTAATCCAATAGCACAAATTCTTTCTCTATCCTTATTATTAAGATATAGCCTTAATGCTAATGAAGCTGCTGATAGCATCGAGCGTGCTATCAGTCAAACATTAGAAGCAGGCTATAGAACTTGTGATTTACTAACTAATAATCCATCTGCTATCACTGTAAATACTGATGAAATGGGTAGTATCATTGCGAGTTTTATTGTTAAGGAAAATAAAAATGAAAAACTTATACCAGAAGTTATTTGA
- the leuD gene encoding 3-isopropylmalate dehydratase small subunit gives MVKKFTKHKGIVVPLDNANVDTDAIIPKQFLQKVTRTGFGSHLFHNWRFEDDEGFIPKTNFVLNKSEYQYATILLTRENFGCGSSREHALWALIDFGFQVIIASSFADIFYTNSLKNQLLPVKLSASNIESMFQLVNNQPGIFFEVDLEEQIVIANNKNYRFYIDNISRNCMINGLDDISLTLQHEAKIINYENFDIFKRIIHSKYYV, from the coding sequence ATGGTAAAAAAATTTACTAAACATAAAGGAATCGTAGTACCACTAGATAATGCAAATGTTGATACTGATGCAATTATTCCAAAACAATTCTTACAAAAAGTAACTCGTACTGGTTTCGGTTCACATTTATTCCATAACTGGCGATTTGAGGATGATGAAGGTTTTATACCAAAAACTAACTTTGTCTTAAATAAATCAGAATATCAATATGCTACTATTTTACTTACTCGTGAAAATTTTGGTTGTGGATCTTCACGTGAACATGCATTATGGGCACTTATTGACTTTGGATTTCAAGTGATAATTGCATCAAGTTTCGCTGATATTTTTTATACTAACAGTTTAAAAAATCAACTTCTACCAGTAAAATTATCTGCATCAAATATAGAATCTATGTTTCAATTAGTTAATAATCAACCAGGTATTTTTTTTGAAGTAGATTTAGAAGAACAAATAGTCATAGCTAATAATAAAAACTATAGATTTTACATAGATAACATTAGTCGTAACTGTATGATTAACGGGCTTGATGATATCAGCTTAACATTACAACACGAAGCTAAAATCATAAATTACGAAAATTTTGATATTTTTAAAAGAATAATTCATAGCAAGTATTATGTATGA
- the leuC gene encoding 3-isopropylmalate dehydratase large subunit: MKNLYQKLFDSHVVYEAPNETPLIYIDRHLIHEVTSPQAFHRLRINGRTVRQPSKTFATMDHNVSTKTKNINASGEMARIQMQELIKNCSDFNIELYDLHHPFHGIVHVIAPEQGIILPGMTIVCGDSHTATHGAFGALAFGIGTSEVEHVLATQTLKQDRAKTMQIEVLGHIHPYITAKDIILFIISKIGSAGGSGYVVEFHGSVIQAMSMESRMTLCNMSIEMGAKASIIAPDNTTFKYLKKKRFSPKGEQWKKAIAYWHTLKSDNNAIFDSIKTLNVTDIAPQITWGTNPSQVIAIDQTIPHPLLFDDPVERASVEKALSYMDLKPGVKLTDITINKVFIGSCTNSRIEDLRVVAEIVKGRKVASNVMALIVPGSNQVKIQAEKEGLDKIFLNAGFEWRLPGCSMCLAMNNDQLNPGERCASTSNRNFENRQGRGGRTHLMSPAMAAAAAVKGRFSDIRQFI, from the coding sequence ATGAAAAACTTATACCAGAAGTTATTTGATTCACATGTTGTCTATGAAGCACCTAATGAAACTCCATTGATATATATTGATCGTCATTTAATTCATGAAGTCACATCACCACAAGCTTTTCATAGACTACGAATAAATGGTCGTACTGTACGACAACCATCTAAAACATTTGCCACCATGGATCATAATGTCTCTACTAAAACAAAAAATATTAACGCATCTGGTGAGATGGCTCGAATTCAAATGCAAGAATTAATAAAAAATTGCTCTGACTTTAATATCGAATTATATGATTTACATCATCCATTTCATGGTATTGTTCACGTTATCGCTCCTGAACAAGGTATTATTTTACCAGGAATGACAATAGTATGTGGAGATTCTCATACTGCTACTCACGGAGCATTTGGTGCTTTAGCATTTGGAATTGGCACATCAGAGGTAGAACATGTACTCGCAACGCAAACTTTAAAACAAGATCGTGCTAAAACAATGCAAATTGAAGTTTTAGGCCATATCCATCCATATATTACTGCTAAAGATATAATTCTTTTTATTATCAGCAAAATTGGCAGTGCTGGAGGTAGTGGTTATGTTGTAGAATTTCATGGATCAGTAATTCAAGCAATGAGCATGGAAAGTCGTATGACTTTATGCAATATGTCAATTGAAATGGGTGCTAAAGCTAGTATTATTGCACCAGATAATACTACATTTAAATATTTAAAGAAAAAAAGATTTTCACCGAAAGGTGAACAATGGAAGAAAGCTATTGCCTATTGGCATACTTTAAAATCTGATAATAACGCTATATTTGATTCTATCAAAACATTAAATGTAACTGATATTGCTCCACAAATCACATGGGGAACTAATCCTAGTCAAGTAATAGCAATCGATCAAACTATTCCTCATCCACTATTATTTGATGATCCAGTTGAAAGAGCATCTGTAGAGAAAGCATTATCTTATATGGATCTTAAACCAGGTGTTAAGCTAACTGATATCACTATTAATAAAGTATTTATTGGATCTTGTACTAATTCACGTATTGAAGATTTACGTGTAGTTGCAGAAATTGTCAAAGGACGTAAAGTTGCATCGAATGTCATGGCTCTTATTGTACCTGGTTCTAATCAAGTAAAAATACAAGCAGAAAAAGAAGGATTAGATAAAATTTTTTTAAATGCTGGATTTGAATGGCGTCTTCCAGGTTGCTCAATGTGTTTAGCTATGAATAATGATCAACTTAATCCTGGAGAACGCTGTGCTTCAACTAGCAACCGCAATTTTGAAAATCGCCAAGGTCGAGGTGGACGTACTCATCTAATGAGTCCTGCTATGGCTGCTGCTGCTGCAGTAAAAGGTCGTTTTTCAGATATTCGTCAATTTATTTAA
- the lptD gene encoding LPS assembly protein LptD — translation MKKYIITLLSTIVSLTIYNKCLYANNLISKCIQNTPSNKSSVTNSNHNKNNLPITIKSDSNNLMSKCIQNTPSNKSSVTNSNHNKNNPPITIKSNFANGTYPKYIEFNGNVNLQQGNSNLHADKIRFHKKQLKNQDQDKVPIHTIDALGHVHYDDNQIILKGKKVWTDLNTKDINVWNGEYQLVGRQGRGAAEKIKLRNYGRYTIMENGSFTSCLPNFNSWSIVGSTIIQDREEELAKIWNARFKIGNIPIFYSPYLQLPTGDHRRSGFLSPSFNYDVNNGFKLQFPYYWNIASQADVTIIPQYITNRGLYLQNEFRYLTHFGQGILNLNYLPFNTFNNHFKKHNEESQNSVKRKFNNYDKWLFYWHHDGLFNQHWRFNLNYTRISNPNYLKDFDYINFNDVDGKQQLNLYNTFSHWDSTFSIKDFQIFDRNNKLYNLYRAIPQLDVNYQNNIGPFNIHIYSQAVKFKNVNRYMPQTTRLHFEPTINFPFFNNWIRLNSQFKLLATSYKQDGVNYYNNNIKSNNINSLNHGGLLKTSVSRILPEFKIDSYMFLDRQITKGYTQTIEPHVQYLYIPYCDQNNIYLYDSKILQTNYNSLFRDRTYSGLDRITSANELRTGVTTRIYDNNFLERFRLSVGQAYSFDPYFINKKNMNRNEGNSKITWASNTYWQINDYWKMSAELRYNTQFNNILQGNTIIDYHVDNNRTLQLSYRYTNPKYVSEVINHPKFLNNLYNSGVSQLGITAKWPIINDWSMVGSYYYDLHNNRSIEQLLSIQYNSCCYAIRLGYKHKSNILDNNNIRDDNQISFNIELRGFNTHDSSNENDIFRHPIIPYQSTAF, via the coding sequence ATGAAAAAATATATAATTACTTTACTATCTACTATAGTTAGTTTAACGATTTATAATAAGTGTTTATATGCTAATAATTTAATATCAAAATGTATTCAAAATACACCAAGTAATAAATCTTCTGTAACCAATAGTAATCACAATAAAAATAACCTACCAATTACTATTAAATCTGATTCTAATAATTTAATGTCAAAATGTATTCAAAATACACCAAGTAATAAATCTTCTGTAACCAATAGTAATCACAATAAAAATAACCCACCAATTACCATTAAATCTAATTTCGCTAATGGTACCTATCCAAAATATATAGAATTCAATGGTAATGTTAATTTACAACAAGGTAATAGTAATTTACATGCTGATAAAATACGATTTCATAAAAAACAGTTAAAAAATCAAGATCAAGATAAAGTACCGATACACACTATTGATGCTTTAGGTCATGTACATTATGATGATAATCAAATAATTCTTAAAGGCAAAAAAGTATGGACAGATTTGAATACTAAAGATATTAATGTATGGAATGGCGAATATCAGCTAGTAGGTCGCCAAGGTAGAGGTGCTGCTGAGAAAATAAAATTACGTAATTATGGCCGTTATACAATTATGGAAAATGGCAGCTTTACATCATGCTTACCAAATTTTAATAGTTGGAGTATAGTTGGTTCAACTATAATTCAAGATCGTGAAGAAGAATTAGCTAAAATTTGGAATGCTCGCTTTAAAATTGGCAATATACCTATATTTTATAGCCCTTATTTACAACTACCGACTGGAGACCATCGTCGTTCAGGGTTTTTATCTCCTAGTTTTAATTATGATGTTAACAACGGGTTTAAACTTCAGTTTCCATATTATTGGAATATTGCCTCTCAGGCTGATGTTACTATTATACCTCAATATATAACCAATCGTGGCTTGTATTTGCAAAATGAATTTCGTTATTTAACTCATTTTGGTCAAGGTATATTAAATTTAAATTATTTACCTTTCAATACATTCAATAACCATTTTAAAAAACATAATGAAGAATCTCAAAATTCTGTCAAAAGAAAATTCAATAACTATGATAAATGGTTATTTTATTGGCATCATGATGGATTATTTAATCAGCATTGGCGCTTTAATTTAAACTATACTAGGATAAGTAATCCAAATTACTTGAAAGATTTTGATTATATAAATTTTAATGATGTTGATGGTAAACAACAACTAAATTTATATAATACATTTTCTCATTGGGATTCTACTTTTTCTATTAAAGATTTTCAAATTTTTGATAGAAATAATAAACTTTATAATTTATATCGAGCAATTCCACAACTTGATGTAAATTATCAAAATAATATTGGACCATTTAATATTCATATTTATAGTCAAGCTGTAAAATTCAAGAATGTAAATCGTTATATGCCTCAAACGACTCGCCTGCATTTTGAGCCAACTATAAATTTCCCATTTTTTAATAATTGGATTAGGTTGAACAGTCAGTTCAAATTATTAGCAACATCTTATAAACAAGATGGAGTTAATTATTATAATAATAATATAAAATCTAATAATATAAATTCATTGAATCATGGTGGTTTATTAAAAACTTCAGTTAGTCGAATATTACCTGAATTTAAAATTGATAGTTATATGTTTTTAGACCGTCAAATAACAAAAGGATATACACAAACAATAGAACCACATGTTCAATATTTATATATTCCATATTGTGATCAAAATAATATTTATCTTTATGATTCAAAAATATTACAAACCAATTATAATAGTTTATTTCGTGATCGAACATACAGTGGATTAGATCGTATAACTTCAGCTAATGAATTAAGAACAGGAGTTACTACCCGTATTTACGATAATAATTTTCTTGAACGTTTTAGACTATCTGTAGGTCAAGCATATTCATTTGATCCGTATTTTATAAATAAAAAAAACATGAATAGAAACGAAGGTAATAGTAAAATAACTTGGGCAAGCAATACTTATTGGCAAATAAATGATTATTGGAAGATGAGTGCGGAGCTAAGGTATAATACTCAATTTAATAATATACTACAGGGTAATACAATTATAGATTATCATGTAGACAATAATCGTACGTTACAATTAAGTTATCGTTATACTAATCCTAAATATGTATCTGAAGTTATTAATCATCCAAAATTTTTAAATAATTTATATAATTCTGGAGTATCACAGTTAGGTATCACGGCAAAATGGCCTATTATTAATGATTGGTCAATGGTAGGAAGTTATTATTATGATCTCCATAATAATAGATCAATTGAACAATTATTAAGTATTCAATATAATTCATGTTGTTATGCTATTCGTCTAGGATATAAGCATAAAAGTAATATTTTAGATAACAATAATATTCGTGATGATAATCAAATTTCGTTTAATATTGAGCTACGTGGTTTTAATACTCATGACTCTTCAAATGAAAATGATATTTTTCGTCATCCTATAATTCCTTACCAAAGTACTGCTTTTTGA
- the rsmA gene encoding 16S rRNA (adenine(1518)-N(6)/adenine(1519)-N(6))-dimethyltransferase RsmA, with product MNNNFYKGHHIRKSFGQNFLIDQDIIRKIVSAIAPQKSESLVEIGPGLGALTVPISEKLDSLLTVIELDRNLVTRLQNHYFLSYKLKIYQQDAINFDFGALEKKQGQPLRVFSNLPYNISTKLIFHLFKHLISIKDMHLMLQKEVSNRLIAKPSTKAYGRLSVMAQYYCQIIPILEVPARAFIPVPKVDSMLVRLVPLSLPAYPVKKLSLLSFITSKIFSQRRKILRNSLNNIIPISILNELNIDLSLRAEDLTVIQCCQLANCLDSYKTEILNHLKN from the coding sequence ATGAACAATAATTTTTATAAAGGACATCATATACGTAAAAGTTTTGGACAAAACTTTTTAATCGATCAGGATATTATTAGAAAAATTGTTTCTGCTATTGCTCCTCAAAAAAGTGAATCACTAGTTGAAATAGGGCCAGGATTAGGTGCATTAACAGTTCCTATAAGCGAGAAATTAGATTCATTGTTAACAGTTATTGAATTAGATCGTAATCTTGTTACTCGTTTACAAAATCATTATTTTCTAAGTTATAAATTAAAAATTTATCAACAAGATGCAATAAATTTTGATTTTGGTGCTCTAGAAAAAAAACAAGGTCAACCGTTACGTGTATTTAGTAACTTACCATATAATATTTCTACAAAATTAATATTTCACTTATTTAAGCATCTTATATCTATTAAAGATATGCATTTAATGCTTCAAAAAGAGGTTTCTAATCGATTAATTGCTAAACCTAGCACTAAAGCTTACGGTCGTCTTAGTGTAATGGCACAGTACTATTGTCAAATCATTCCTATACTTGAAGTTCCTGCTAGAGCTTTTATACCCGTACCTAAAGTAGATTCAATGTTAGTACGTCTAGTCCCTCTTTCTTTACCAGCTTATCCAGTAAAAAAATTAAGTTTATTAAGTTTTATTACTTCAAAAATATTTAGCCAACGTCGTAAAATTCTTCGTAATAGCTTAAATAATATCATACCAATAAGTATTTTAAATGAATTGAATATTGATTTATCATTAAGAGCAGAAGATTTAACTGTAATTCAATGCTGCCAATTAGCAAATTGCTTAGATTCTTATAAAACCGAAATATTAAATCATTTAAAGAACTAA